In one window of Saprospiraceae bacterium DNA:
- a CDS encoding DUF4290 domain-containing protein — MNRFEDVQFSYNTSQVELIMPEYGRNIQDMILHCKSIENPVYRQHFAEAVIDLMHIITPYNKNMDEHRTKLWHHFFRIAGYDIDVIPTSGIKPTSDDDKLNPSKIEYPGGTDKYRHYGNYVNQLIKKAIELEPGPKRDAFSHIIGSYMKMAFKNWNKEHYVSDDLIKNDLIVMSGGQLKLDDDVQFNTLVDSQSRSQKRTFRGSHKQNYKNKKGSGGNKHRNNNNNRRRG, encoded by the coding sequence ATGAATCGATTCGAAGACGTTCAATTCAGTTACAACACTTCACAAGTAGAACTGATCATGCCAGAATACGGCAGAAATATTCAAGACATGATCCTTCATTGTAAGTCTATCGAAAATCCTGTATACAGGCAGCATTTCGCTGAAGCCGTGATAGACCTCATGCATATCATAACCCCTTACAATAAAAATATGGATGAGCACCGCACAAAACTGTGGCACCATTTTTTTAGGATTGCCGGTTATGATATCGATGTCATACCGACCAGCGGAATTAAACCAACATCCGATGATGACAAACTGAATCCTTCTAAAATCGAATACCCGGGGGGTACTGACAAATACAGACATTACGGAAATTATGTCAACCAACTCATCAAAAAAGCCATAGAACTGGAACCAGGGCCCAAGCGCGATGCATTCTCACACATCATTGGGTCTTACATGAAAATGGCTTTTAAAAACTGGAATAAAGAACATTATGTGAGCGATGATCTTATTAAAAACGACCTGATTGTGATGTCCGGCGGACAATTAAAACTCGATGACGATGTACAGTTTAATACCCTCGTAGATTCACAGTCCAGAAGTCAGAAACGGACTTTCAGAGGTTCCCACAAGCAGAATTACAAAAACAAAAAAGGAAGTGGGGGAAATAAACACAGAAATAACAACAACAACAGAAGACGCGGTTGA
- a CDS encoding DUF4270 family protein has translation MSILSKGKYWLFALGSMILLYGSCNEFDSFGSDILDTGWLEAKGDEIYDFSIGPAEPDSIVSFAELTTLGAAGFLNAAFPLGSMNDPVFGQSSAGLGTQLRFIPTNNLDFLHNAIDSIVLSLRFDTSLFYGSYVDPMNISVYRLSEAYDPLKTYYSTYTLPVDQNTKLGEVRNYEVNKNDSITIREDTLDKVLFPQLRISIDTAKFMGILRTYPDTVYFVSDSFTKLFLGLAVICENGNGYLSILPEHGDSKLTIYYKDTTQRQSRVELFMSNLAVKTPYYQRDPGSTVVNQFYNGTISGDSLLFIQGAGGRDLRLRMPYQNKWNGKFINYAVLNFEVAVLPGDNLDLYKLPGLLQIFDISSGSRVAIDDVILGTASQTTYRRVFGGYPIVDSTGNQIVYRYKMNLTRHFQKALRKNADLDLVISPFAKLESPARLVWNGRNLRPSGARLELTYSE, from the coding sequence ATGAGCATTTTATCGAAGGGAAAATACTGGCTATTCGCACTGGGCAGTATGATCCTGTTGTATGGTTCCTGCAACGAATTTGATTCCTTCGGATCAGATATTCTGGATACAGGATGGCTGGAAGCGAAAGGCGATGAAATTTATGATTTTTCTATCGGACCTGCTGAACCGGATTCTATTGTCAGCTTTGCGGAACTTACCACCCTTGGTGCAGCGGGATTTCTAAATGCTGCTTTTCCTTTGGGTTCCATGAATGATCCTGTTTTCGGCCAATCATCAGCTGGTTTAGGAACGCAACTTCGATTTATCCCTACAAATAATCTGGATTTTTTACATAATGCGATTGATTCGATTGTGCTTTCATTGCGATTTGATACCAGCCTGTTTTACGGATCCTATGTGGACCCTATGAACATTTCAGTTTACAGGCTTTCAGAAGCATATGATCCACTAAAAACATACTACAGCACTTATACCTTGCCAGTTGATCAAAATACAAAATTAGGAGAAGTCAGAAATTATGAAGTCAATAAAAATGACAGCATAACCATCCGGGAGGATACCCTTGATAAAGTCTTGTTCCCTCAATTGAGAATTTCGATAGATACAGCAAAGTTTATGGGTATTTTGCGGACCTATCCGGATACCGTTTATTTTGTAAGTGATAGTTTTACCAAATTGTTTTTAGGCCTGGCCGTTATTTGTGAAAACGGCAATGGATATCTGTCTATATTGCCAGAACATGGTGATAGCAAACTTACTATCTATTATAAAGACACAACCCAGAGGCAAAGCAGAGTAGAACTTTTCATGAGCAATCTGGCTGTCAAAACACCTTATTATCAAAGAGATCCCGGGTCAACTGTAGTGAATCAGTTTTATAACGGAACCATCAGTGGCGATAGTCTGTTATTTATACAAGGTGCGGGTGGAAGAGATTTGCGCCTGAGAATGCCTTACCAAAATAAGTGGAATGGCAAATTCATCAATTATGCAGTTTTAAACTTTGAAGTGGCAGTTTTACCTGGTGACAATCTCGATTTATATAAATTGCCTGGTTTACTTCAGATTTTTGATATCAGTTCAGGTTCCAGGGTAGCCATAGATGATGTCATTTTGGGAACAGCCTCTCAAACTACATACAGACGTGTATTTGGTGGTTATCCTATAGTGGATTCAACTGGCAATCAGATCGTTTATCGGTACAAAATGAATTTAACCCGCCATTTTCAAAAAGCACTCCGAAAAAATGCGGATTTGGATTTGGTGATTTCTCCTTTTGCAAAACTTGAATCTCCGGCGAGATTGGTGTGGAATGGTCGAAACCTTCGCCCATCAGGGGCAAGATTGGAACTAACCTATTCAGAGTAA
- a CDS encoding KpsF/GutQ family sugar-phosphate isomerase — translation MLTDQQQQLIREAARSCVEIERAVLDQLLLSLDDEFIKVIEALFNMKGRVVITGIGKSAIIGQKIVATLNSTGTPALFMHAADAIHGDLGMVKKEDVVWCISKSGETQEIKVLIPLLKSLGSQFIGMVAHKNSTLGKHADFILHTPVPHEAEPNNLAPTASTTAQVALGDAVAVALLALRGFTPEDFAVLHPGGSLGKQLYLRVSHMIPLHGKPLVEPDTKLKDVILEMTTKRLGVTAVLDSAGKIIGIITDGDLRRMLQKSTDISNICAKDIMSMQPKTIEADALAVDAFRIMRENNISQLLVINNDCYAGVVHIHDLIKEGII, via the coding sequence ATGCTCACTGATCAACAACAACAGCTGATACGCGAAGCTGCGCGTTCTTGTGTAGAAATTGAACGTGCTGTACTGGATCAGTTACTGCTAAGCCTGGATGATGAATTTATAAAAGTTATTGAAGCACTTTTTAACATGAAAGGCAGAGTAGTAATCACGGGTATCGGGAAAAGTGCCATCATCGGACAAAAAATTGTAGCAACTTTAAATTCTACCGGCACGCCTGCATTATTTATGCATGCAGCTGATGCCATTCATGGCGACCTGGGTATGGTCAAAAAAGAAGATGTCGTTTGGTGCATATCTAAAAGTGGGGAGACACAGGAAATTAAAGTTCTGATTCCATTATTGAAATCTTTGGGATCTCAATTCATTGGGATGGTTGCCCATAAAAATTCGACTTTAGGAAAGCATGCAGATTTTATTTTACATACGCCCGTTCCGCATGAAGCCGAACCCAATAATCTGGCTCCCACCGCAAGCACTACTGCACAGGTTGCATTAGGGGATGCTGTAGCTGTTGCATTATTGGCCCTAAGGGGCTTTACACCGGAAGACTTTGCAGTACTTCACCCAGGAGGATCTTTAGGCAAACAACTTTATTTACGGGTGAGCCATATGATCCCTTTGCATGGGAAACCCCTTGTTGAACCCGATACAAAACTCAAAGACGTCATCCTTGAAATGACCACAAAAAGATTGGGTGTTACTGCTGTTTTAGATAGTGCTGGAAAAATAATTGGGATTATCACGGATGGAGACCTCCGAAGAATGCTCCAGAAAAGTACGGATATCAGCAATATATGCGCAAAGGACATCATGAGCATGCAGCCAAAAACAATTGAGGCAGATGCTTTGGCAGTTGATGCATTTCGGATAATGCGCGAAAACAATATATCGCAACTGTTGGTGATCAACAATGATTGCTATGCCGGTGTTGTTCATATCCACGACTTGATCAAGGAAGGAATAATTTAA
- a CDS encoding rhomboid family intramembrane serine protease, whose protein sequence is MFFPIGDDNVKGGSKPLFSYSLILMNVLVFLYEISLQHYEAETFVIEFGNIPLELLSGIDLFTVFTSMFLHGGWMHLIGNMLFLWVFADNVEAIIGTFNFILFYILGGIAATLIHALFNPISEIPVVGASGAISAVMGAYLIMFPASRIRVFILFLFTSASVPALLFLGFWILQQMIAGFGTLGLGTEEQGGVAWWAHIGGFIFGIICGFIARKNYSGRYKYVDD, encoded by the coding sequence ATGTTTTTCCCCATAGGCGATGACAATGTAAAAGGCGGGAGTAAACCCTTGTTTTCCTACAGCCTTATTCTGATGAATGTCCTGGTATTCCTGTATGAAATTAGTTTGCAACATTACGAAGCAGAAACTTTTGTCATCGAATTCGGAAACATTCCATTAGAGTTGCTTTCAGGGATAGATTTGTTCACTGTATTTACTTCCATGTTCCTTCACGGAGGATGGATGCACCTCATCGGGAATATGCTTTTCCTTTGGGTGTTTGCCGACAATGTGGAAGCCATTATCGGAACCTTCAATTTTATATTGTTCTATATTTTGGGAGGAATAGCCGCTACTTTGATCCATGCTTTGTTTAATCCGATCAGTGAAATTCCCGTCGTAGGAGCCAGTGGAGCCATATCAGCAGTCATGGGTGCTTACCTCATTATGTTTCCAGCGTCGCGCATCCGCGTATTTATACTTTTTCTTTTTACTTCGGCTTCTGTACCAGCTTTGCTTTTTCTAGGATTCTGGATCTTGCAGCAAATGATTGCCGGATTCGGAACACTCGGACTTGGAACTGAAGAACAAGGCGGTGTTGCCTGGTGGGCTCATATCGGAGGATTTATTTTTGGGATCATCTGCGGTTTTATTGCAAGAAAAAATTACTCTGGCCGATACAAATATGTAGATGATTGA
- a CDS encoding glycogen/starch synthase yields the protein MSKTRILFITQEMEPYLDLSGIGSLIQKLPAYAQDSGMEIRILMPRFGTINERRHRLHEVVRLSGMNIIINDDDFALIIKVASLPGSRIQVYFLDNDEFFKRKTVFEDESGKLYDDNQDRMIFFCKGALETVKKFGWPPDIVHCHGWMTSLIPFYLKSSYKNDPVFKHSKVVFSVYDQEIESSFTEDFLKKAAINNLKPEQLTAYKNGTGITLDKGAIQYADGLIQGSQNLNANVISAIQASEKPFIKTEVEEYLPSYVDFYKNLVQ from the coding sequence ATGAGTAAAACCAGGATTCTTTTCATAACCCAGGAGATGGAGCCCTATCTCGATCTCTCCGGAATCGGTTCTTTAATTCAAAAATTGCCAGCGTATGCACAGGACAGTGGAATGGAAATCCGGATCCTGATGCCAAGATTTGGAACGATTAACGAAAGAAGACACCGCCTGCATGAGGTAGTCAGGCTTTCCGGTATGAACATCATCATCAATGACGATGATTTTGCGTTGATTATCAAAGTCGCCTCTTTACCAGGGTCCAGAATTCAGGTTTATTTCCTGGATAACGATGAATTTTTCAAACGCAAAACTGTTTTTGAAGACGAATCCGGTAAATTATATGACGACAACCAGGATCGAATGATCTTTTTCTGTAAAGGGGCCCTTGAAACCGTCAAAAAATTTGGATGGCCACCCGATATTGTTCACTGCCATGGATGGATGACCAGTCTGATCCCATTTTATCTGAAGAGCAGTTATAAAAATGACCCTGTTTTTAAGCATTCGAAAGTGGTATTTTCGGTTTATGACCAGGAAATAGAAAGCAGTTTCACGGAAGATTTCTTAAAAAAGGCGGCGATCAATAATTTAAAACCCGAACAACTAACAGCATATAAAAATGGAACGGGAATCACACTCGATAAAGGTGCGATCCAGTATGCCGACGGACTGATTCAGGGAAGCCAAAATCTCAATGCCAATGTGATTTCCGCAATCCAGGCATCTGAAAAACCATTTATCAAAACGGAAGTTGAGGAATATTTACCTTCTTACGTCGATTTTTATAAGAATCTCGTTCAATAA
- the glmS gene encoding glutamine--fructose-6-phosphate transaminase (isomerizing), giving the protein MCGIIAYLGQKNAYPVLLEGLKRLEYRGYDSAGIALLNGNLDIFKKKGKVQELCEYTETKNLFGTVGMGHTRWATHGKPDDINAHPHLSGNGSLAIIHNGIIENYATLKEALSRLGHKFTSETDTEVLIHLIEEIKKRDELPIEEAVRKALKKVVGAYAIVVMDKDDPGKLVGARKSSPLVIGLGEGENFFASDATPIIQYTNKVVYLNDEEIAVLTREKGLEISTISNEEVQEPLIQELDMSMDQLEKGGYEHFMLKEINQQPQTISDCMRGRLNATEGWAKLGGMEEHINRILKANRIIIAACGTSWHSALIGEYLIEDLARIPVEVEYASEFRYRNPILTENDVVLVLSQSGETADTLAAAELAKEKGALVYGIVNVVGSSIARMTHAGSYIHCGPEIGVASTKAFTGQVTLLTLMSLVLGHRNGSLSNSYYHQLIAELASIPDKVGKVLLLNEQIKYLAKEIQQNNNALYLGRGYNFPVALEGALKLKEISYIHAEGYPAAEMKHGPIALIDENMPVIVIATNVSSYEKIISNIQEVKARKGIVIAIVTEGDKEIKKIADHCIEIPSTIDPLTPLLSVIPLQLLSYHIAVLRECDVDQPRNLAKSVTVE; this is encoded by the coding sequence ATGTGTGGAATCATAGCATATCTTGGTCAAAAAAATGCCTATCCGGTTTTACTGGAAGGACTCAAACGACTGGAGTACAGAGGATATGATTCAGCAGGCATAGCTTTGCTCAATGGCAATCTGGATATCTTTAAAAAGAAAGGGAAAGTCCAGGAATTATGTGAATATACCGAAACTAAAAATCTTTTCGGAACAGTTGGCATGGGGCATACGCGTTGGGCCACACATGGAAAACCAGATGATATTAATGCGCACCCGCATTTATCGGGCAATGGAAGTCTGGCGATCATCCACAATGGAATCATCGAAAATTATGCGACCCTGAAAGAAGCCCTGTCGCGGCTGGGGCACAAGTTTACCAGTGAAACCGATACCGAAGTCCTCATTCACCTGATTGAGGAAATTAAAAAAAGAGATGAGCTGCCCATTGAAGAGGCTGTACGTAAAGCGCTCAAAAAGGTAGTTGGTGCTTATGCCATTGTTGTCATGGATAAAGATGATCCGGGTAAATTGGTTGGAGCCCGCAAATCGAGCCCTCTGGTTATAGGTTTAGGCGAAGGGGAGAATTTTTTTGCTTCAGACGCTACTCCCATTATTCAATATACCAATAAAGTAGTTTACCTCAACGATGAGGAAATTGCTGTCCTGACCAGAGAGAAGGGTCTGGAGATTTCAACCATTTCAAATGAAGAAGTACAGGAGCCACTAATCCAGGAGCTCGATATGAGTATGGATCAATTGGAAAAAGGGGGGTATGAACATTTCATGTTGAAAGAAATCAACCAGCAACCCCAAACCATTTCCGATTGTATGCGCGGAAGACTCAATGCCACGGAGGGCTGGGCAAAGCTGGGTGGTATGGAAGAGCACATCAATCGCATCTTAAAAGCGAATCGCATCATCATCGCAGCTTGTGGTACATCCTGGCATAGTGCCCTCATTGGTGAATATCTGATCGAAGACCTGGCCAGAATTCCGGTCGAAGTGGAATATGCATCGGAATTCAGATACCGGAATCCTATACTTACAGAAAACGATGTAGTACTTGTTCTTTCTCAGTCTGGAGAAACGGCAGATACACTCGCAGCAGCAGAATTGGCGAAAGAAAAAGGGGCCTTGGTCTATGGGATTGTCAATGTAGTGGGGTCGTCAATAGCTCGGATGACCCATGCAGGTTCCTACATCCATTGTGGCCCCGAAATCGGAGTTGCTTCCACAAAAGCATTCACCGGTCAGGTCACGCTTTTGACCTTGATGTCTCTGGTATTGGGACATCGCAATGGTTCCCTCTCCAATTCATACTATCATCAACTTATAGCAGAACTGGCAAGCATTCCGGATAAAGTTGGAAAAGTACTGCTGCTTAATGAACAGATTAAGTATTTGGCAAAGGAAATCCAACAAAACAACAATGCACTTTATTTAGGCAGGGGATACAATTTTCCCGTTGCACTGGAGGGAGCCCTGAAGCTCAAAGAGATTTCATACATCCACGCAGAGGGTTATCCTGCAGCCGAAATGAAGCACGGACCAATTGCATTGATCGATGAAAATATGCCCGTCATTGTCATCGCAACCAATGTAAGTTCCTATGAAAAAATTATTTCCAACATCCAGGAAGTCAAAGCAAGGAAAGGCATTGTCATTGCAATCGTTACGGAAGGAGATAAAGAAATCAAAAAAATTGCCGACCATTGTATTGAAATTCCATCAACGATAGATCCCTTGACACCTCTGCTTAGTGTGATACCTCTTCAATTGTTGTCTTATCACATTGCTGTATTGAGGGAATGCGATGTGGATCAACCAAGAAATTTAGCAAAATCTGTTACCGTAGAATAA